One part of the Vicia villosa cultivar HV-30 ecotype Madison, WI linkage group LG6, Vvil1.0, whole genome shotgun sequence genome encodes these proteins:
- the LOC131610605 gene encoding uncharacterized protein LOC131610605 has translation MLRVTSPMETIGLVTPATTAVSMESRWSCSFKLTSTTTTTTAFVNHTFPLSVSVNNKTRMSCSCRGRDDDPLSTFSAYGVLGVQPNCSAAEIKAAFRAKVKQFHPDLNRDENETSDVMIRRVIQAYQILSNYTPSQIIETECLDPFDRPECEAFDLFVNELLCVGKACSNPCVERASHAFTFVPSTGTARAFSQDQGEDYQVQCAVGQCPRSCIHYVTPSQRILLEELLHSILDVPYDTSAEAELLYSLITKAKFENNRYQKPKKKSKFSTQHVDWF, from the exons ATGCTTCGCGTCACCTCTCCTATGGAAACAATTGGTTTGGTCACTCCGGCGACAACTGCAGTCAGTATGGAATCAAGGTGGTCGTGTAGCTTCAAattaacatcaacaacaacaacaaccactgCTTTTGTAAACCACACTTTTCCTTTGTCTGTTTCTGTAAATAATAAGACAAGAATGAGCTGCAGTTGCAGAGGGAGAGATGATGATCCTCTGTCCACTTTCTCTGCTTACGGTGTCTTGGGAGTCCAACCCAACTGCTCCGCCGCTGAAATTAAAGCCGCTTTTCGAGCCAAA GTGAAGCAGTTTCACCCAGACCTCAACAGAGATGAAAATGAAACATCGGATGTTATGATTCGCCGTGTAATTCAAGCATACCAG ATACTATCCAACTACACACCATCACAAATTATTGAAAC GGAGTGCTTAGATCCCTTTGATAGACCAGAGTGTGAAGCTTTTGATCTTTTTGTTAATGAGCTTCTTTGTGTCGGAAAAG CTTGTTCAAATCCCTGTGTTGAAAGAGCATCTCATGCTTTCACATTTGTCCCTTCTACTGGAACAGCACGTGCGTTTTCTCAAG ATCAAGGGGAAGATTATCAAGTTCAGTGTGCTGTTGGACAATGTCCTAGAAGTTGCATTCATTATGTAACCCCATCACAGAGAATTCTTTTGGAGGAATTACTTCACAG TATACTGGATGTACCCTATGATACATCTGCTGAGGCAGAATTGCTCTATTCACTTATAACCAAAGCGAAGTTTGAGAATAACCGATACCAAAAGCCAAAGAAGAAATCCAAATTTTCAACCCAGCATGTTGATTGGTTTTAA
- the LOC131610602 gene encoding kinesin-like protein KIN-14S encodes MEDKLIDMLTEKFNRFVIDCNLNSSTEQLNLNEASDSMDENTMSSVVHETTSPYDDGHTLPILKKILDLSTKAQDLKREHVSLRNQVKLTLESFAGLGVLKSIQLLGAEYELLKKKYMDESFERRRLNNEVIELKGNIRVFCRCRPLNETEIANGSASVVNFESTSEEELQVICSDSSKKQFKFDYVFKPEDSQDAVFAQTKPIVGSVLDGFNVCIFAYGQTGTGKTFTMEGTPDHRGVNYRTLEELFRISEERQSMIKYELLVSMLEVYNEKIRDLLAGNSSETTKKLEVKQAADGSQEVPGLVETRVYGAEGVWEILKSGNRVRSVGSTRANELSSRSHCLVRVTVMGENLINGQRTKSHLWLVDLAGSERVGKTEAEGERLKESQFINKSLSALGDVIAALASKSGHIPYRNSKLTHILQSSLGGDCKTLMFVQISPSSVDLTETLCSLNFATRVRGIESGPARKQVDLTEILKYKQMAEKSKHDEKEVRKLQDEKEATQMKLATKEFMCQHLQNKVRNLENQIAEERKNRLKQESRSIAAEKTIKRTSLIPLERPPLRTINNSLPLPPSERRPSCSSSLQGKENITKMTSMAARRRVSIAAKPPAPPSQTQTLLPRRRVSLATMHPETPAPTSQTQPLLQPRRRVFRATMHPETNSLNTSASQFSNESNDHQPTIRDQRKARYSSLFTPISTSTTETTPNLNKSSSSRFAGSPTEAADSRMGARHPTVIALQRKSVVWSPLKRRGVESSRKSSLAPSWRPSTTHMQ; translated from the exons ATGGAAG ATAAACTAATTGATATGCTTACTGAAAAGTTCAATCGCTTTGTTATTGACTGCAATTTGAATTCCTCAACAG AACAATTGAATTTGAATGAAGCCTCTGATAGTATGGATGAGAATACTATGTCTAGTGTAGTCCATGAAACTACTTCTCCTTACGACGACGGTCATACTTTaccaattttgaagaaaattcttGACCTAAGTACCAAAGCTCAG GATTTGAAGAGAGAACATGTTTCCCTTCGTAATCAAGTGAAACTCACACTTGAGTCCTTTGCTGGTCTAGGTGTTTTAAAGTCTATTCAGCTTCTGG GTGCTGAATATGAGCTTTTGAAGAAAAAGTACATGGATGAGTCATTTGAGCGTAGGCGGCTAAACAATGAAGTGATTGAACTCAAGGGAAATATTAGAGTTTTCTGTAGATGTCGACCATTAAATGAAACAGAAATTGCTAATGGATCAGCATCTGTGGTCAATTTTGAGTCAACTTCTGAAGAAGAGCTTCAAGTTATATGCTCTGATTCatctaaaaaacaatttaaatttgACTATGTATTCAAACCCGAAGACAGTCAAG ATGCTGTTTTTGCACAAACAAAGCCTATCGTTGGATCAGTATTAGATGGGTTCAATGTGTGCATTTTCGCATATGGCCAAACTGGTACCGGTAAGACCTTTACCATGGAGGGGACACCAGATCACCGAGGAGTTAACTATAGAACCCTTGAGGAATTGTTTCGGATTTCTGAAGAGAGACAGAGCATGATAAAATATGAATTGCTTGTTAGTATGTTGGAGGTGTATAATGAAAAGATCAGAGATCTCTTGGCAGGAAATTCTTCTGAAACCACTAAGAA GTTGGAGGTAAAGCAAGCTGCAGATGGAAGCCAAGAAGTTCCAGGGCTTGTTGAAACTCGTGTTTACGGAGCAGAGGGTGTATGGGAAATTCTGAAGTCTGGAAACAGAGTCAGATCGGTTGGTTCCACACGTGCTAATGAGCTTAGCAGTCGTTCTCATTG TTTGGTGCGGGTAACTGTTATGGGAGAGAATTTAATCAATGGCCAGAGAACAAAAAGTCACCTTTGGCTAGTAGACTTGGCTGGCAGTGAGCGTGTAGGGAAAACTGAAGCTGAAGGAGAAAGGCTGAAGGAGTCTCAGTTCATAAATAAGTCCCTATCAGCACTTGGCGATGTTATTGCAGCCCTTGCTTCCAAATCAGGCCACATACCTTACAG GAACTCGAAGCTCACTCATATACTTCAAAGTTCTTTAG GAGGTGATTGCAAAACTCTTATGTTTGTCCAAATAAGTCCTAGCTCAGTAGACTTAACAGAGACGCTTTGTTCACTGAATTTTGCCACACGTGTTCGAGGAATTGAGAGTGGACCAGCCCGGAAGCAAGTAGACCTCACTGAAATCTTGAAGTACAAGCAAATG GCTGAAAAATCCAAACACGATGAGAAGGAGGTTAGGAAATTACAAGATGAGAAGGAGGCCACTCAAATGAAACTAGCCACAAAAGAATTCATGTGCCAACATCTTCAAAACAAG GTTCGGAATCTAGAGAACCAGATTGCAGAGGAGAGAAAAAACAGATTAAAGCAAGAAAGTCGATCAATTGCTGCTGAGAAAACAATAAAGAGGACATCACTGATTCCTTTGGAAAGACCCCCATTGAGAACAATTAATAATTCCCTACCTCTTCCACCATCAGAGAGAAGGCCCTCATGCAGCTCTTCCTTGCAAGGAAAGGAAAATATTACCAAAATGACTTCAATGGCTGCAAGAAGACGAGTATCCATTGCAGCAAAACCACCAGCTCCACCATCTCAAACACAGACTCTTCTGCCAAGGAGGCGAGTTTCACTGGCAACAATGCATCCTGAAACACCAGCTCCAACATCCCAAACACAGCCTCTTCTTCAGCCTAGGAGGCGAGTTTTCCGGGCAACAATGCATCCTGAAACAAACTCACTCAATACCTCTGCTTCTCAATTCTCCAATGAAAGCAACGATCACCAACCAACGATAAGGGACCAAAGGAAAGCTCGTTATTCAAGCTTGTTCACCCCAATATCAACATCAACAACTGAGACAACACCAAATTTGAATAAGAGCAGCAGTAGTAGGTTTGCTGGCAGTCCAACTGAAGCAGCAGATTCGCGGATGGGGGCTAGGCATCCAACTGTGATTGCTTTGCAACGCAAATCGGTAGTGTGGAGTCCTCTCAAGCGTAGAGGCGTTGAAAGTAGCAGAAAATCATCACTCGCACCATCTTGGCGGCCTTCCACCACACATATGCAATGA
- the LOC131610603 gene encoding pentatricopeptide repeat-containing protein At3g05340, with the protein MKPRLQFNTTLPSWLNSLNPPFISNPPPSQYPFPSTSKPLLNHTDLTSLLSLCGRDKNLTLGSSIHAQIIKQPPSFRFHASQRNSLFVWNSLLSMYSKCGQFCNALKVFDHMPVRDTVSWNTIISGFLRNDNNLDSAFSFFKQMNESSRVCCRFDKATLTTMLSACDGLRLGISSNVTQMIHGLVFVGGFEREITVGNALITSYFKCGCFSQGRKVFDEMIERNVVTWTAVISGLAQNEFYEDSLRLFDQMCCGSVSPNVLTYLSLLMACSGLQALRDGQKIHGLLWKLGMQSDLCIESALMDLYSKCGSLEEAWKIFESAEELDGVSLTVILVAFAQNGFEEEAIQIFTKMVTLGIEVDPNMVSAVLGVFGADTSLALGKQIHSLIIKKNFSQNPFVGNGLVNMYSKCGDLSDSLRVFHQMTQKNSISWNSVIAAFARHGDGLRALQFYEEMRVERTAPTDVTFLSLLHACSHAGLVEKGMELLESMTRDHNIIPRSEHYACIVDMLGRAGHLNEAKKFIEGLPEHGGVLVWQALLGACSIHGDSEMGKYAADKLFSAAPDSAAPHVLMANIYSVEGKWKERASSIKRMKEMGVAKEVGISWIEIEKKVNSFVVGDKLHPQSDVIFWVLSGLLKHLKDEGYVPDKKCILFYLEQDKVE; encoded by the coding sequence ATGAAACCCAGATTGCAATTCAACACCACTCTCCCTTCATGGCTGAATTCTCTCAACCCACCCTTCATTTCAAACCCACCACCTTCCCAATACCCATTTCCTTCAACCTCAAAACCTCTCCTCAACCACACAGACTTAACTTCTCTTCTCTCCCTCTGCGGCAGAGACAAAAACCTCACTCTCGGTTCTTCCATCCATGCCCAAATCATCAAACAACCCCCTTCCTTCCGTTTTCATGCCTCCCAACGTAATTCCCTTTTTGTTTGGAACTCCCTCCTCTCCATGTATTCCAAATGTGGTCAATTCTGTAATGCTCTTAAGGTGTTTGATCATATGCCTGTTAGAGACACCGTTTCGTGGAATACAATCATTTCCGGGTTTTTAAGGAATGATAATAATCTTGACTCTGCTTTTAGTTTCTTTAAGCAAATGAATGAGTCTAGTAGAGTTTGTTGTCGATTTGATAAAGCTACTCTTACTACAATGTTGTCAGCTTGTGATGGATTGAGATTAGGAATATCTAGTAATGTAACACAAATGATCCATGGTTTGGTGTTTGTTGGTGGATTTGAGAGGGAAATTACAGTCGGGAATGCTCTTATAACGTCGTATTTTAAATGTGGTTGTTTTAGTCAAGGAAGGAAGGTTTTTGATGAGATGATTGAGAGGAATGTTGTGACTTGGACGGCTGTGATTTCTGGGCTTGCGCAAAATGAGTTTTATGAGGATAGTTTGAGGTTGTTTGATCAAATGTGTTGCGGGTCTGTGAGTCCTAATGTTTTGACATATTTGAGCTTGCTCATGGCTTGTTCGGGTTTGCAAGCGTTAAGGGATGGACAGAAAATTCATGGGTTGTTATGGAAATTGGGGATGCAGTCGGATTTATGTATTGAGAGTGCTTTGATGGATTTGTATTCGAAGTGTGGTAGTTTAGAGGAAGCATGGAAGATATTTGAATCTGCTGAGGAGCTGGATGGAGTCTCCTTGACTGTAATACTTGTGGCTTTTGCTCAAAATGGATTTGAGGAGGAAGCTATCCAGATATTTACGAAAATGGTGACGCTGGGGATTGAAGTTGATCCTAACATGGTTTCAGCTGTTCTTGGGGTATTTGGTGCTGACACTTCTTTGGCTCTTGGAAAACAGATTCACTCTTTAATCATAAAAAAGAATTTCAGTCAGAATCCCTTTGTGGGTAATGGACTTGTAAACATGTACTCCAAATGTGGAGATTTGTCTGACTCGCTCCGAGTGTTCCATCAGATGACTCAAAAGAATTCAATTTCATGGAACTCGGTAATTGCAGCTTTTGCTCGCCACGGAGATGGTCTCAGGGCACTTCAATTTTACGAAGAGATGAGAGTAGAGCGTACAGCCCCAACAGATGTTACATTTTTGTCGTTGCTTCATGCTTGCAGTCATGCTGGATTAGTTGAGAAGGGTATGGAGCTTTTGGAGTCTATGACTAGAGATCACAACATAATCCCTAGGTCAGAACATTATGCTTGCATTGTCGACATGTTGGGGAGAGCAGGACATCTTAATGAAGCTAAGAAATTCATCGAGGGGTTGCCTGAGCATGGTGGCGTGCTAGTTTGGCAAGCATTGCTTGGTGCCTGTAGCATACACGGTGATTCTGAGATGGGTAAATATGCTGCTGATAAACTATTTTCAGCTGCACCAGATAGCGCAGCTCCTCATGTTTTGATGGCAAACATATATTCTGTCGAAGGGAAATGGAAAGAGAGAGCAAGTTCCATCAAGAGAATGAAAGAGATGGGTGTAGCAAAAGAAGTAGGTATAAGTTGGATTGAGATTGAGAAGAAAGTCAATAGTTTTGTTGTAGGGGATAAATTGCATCCGCAAAGTGATGTTATATTCTGGGTTTTGTCTGGTTTGCTGAAACACCTTAAGGATGAAGGCTATGTCCCTGATAAAAAGTGTATTCTCTTTTACTTGGAACAAGATAAAGTGGAGTAG
- the LOC131615035 gene encoding uncharacterized protein LOC131615035 encodes MSKAYDRVEWSFVVGVLESMGFSKKLVKLEIDVFQRCPSKSSSMDKRPIIPLHVCSLNVCYVRFAKEVITLNIHRIQVARSALRISHLFFADDSILFARGNSNEAEKILEVLSIYQKASGQMVNLDKSEASFSRNVRDEFKQMIHNRMGVKIMLSQSRYLGLLVVKEVFSLVVEHIWKRMKGWKEGFLSRAGKEVLIKSVSQAIPSYITSCFKLPYGVSKDIERMLVSFWWGAKNGSGK; translated from the coding sequence ATGTCAAAAGCTTATGATAGGGTGGAGTGGAGTTTTGTTGTGGGAGTTTTGGAATCTATGGGATTTTCTAAGAAGTTGGTGAAGCTGGAAATAGATGTATTTCAACGGTGTCCTTCCAAGTCCTCCTCAATGGACAAGAGACCCATTATCCCCTTACATGTTTGTTCTTTGAACGTATGTTATGTCAGGTTTGCTAAAGAAGTCATAACTCTTAACATTCATAGGATACAAGTTGCCAGAAGTGCTCTTAGGATCTCTCACTTATTCTTTGCAGACGATAGCATCCTGTTTGCAAGGGGCAACTCCAATGAGGCTGAGAAAATTTTGGAAGTCCTTTCAATCTATCAGAAGGCATCTGGACAAATGGTGAATCTTGACAAGTCGGAAGCCTCCTTCAGTCGAAATGTTCGTGATGAATTCAAACAAATGATTCATAATAGGATGGGAGTTAAGATAATGTTATCTCAATCGAGATATTTGGGTCTTCTGGTGGTTAAGGAGGTTTTTTCTCTTGTTGTTGAACACATTTGGAAAAGGATGAAAGGGTGGAAGGAAGGATTTCTATCGAGGGCGGGAAAGGAAGTGCTTATCAAATCGGTTTCCCAAGCTATTCCTAGCTATATCACGAGCTGCTTCAAACTTCCATATGGAGTGAGCAAGGACATTGAAAGGATGTTGGTGAGTTTTTGGTGGGGAGCAAAGAATGGGAGCGGAAAGTGA